In Stomoxys calcitrans chromosome 2, idStoCalc2.1, whole genome shotgun sequence, the following proteins share a genomic window:
- the LOC106083516 gene encoding serine protease inhibitor 88Ea, translated as MRIFTCILLFTVSVTVGWAENLCLVENNALELPKTIRADLYRGQTEFTLAMLEAIQKATPNENIFFSPYSTFHALLLAYFGADGKTEQELVQALRLQWAKNKKHVNRGYRLEKQMRYTRSKKMPLEFSAADRIYFEKSINLAECMKENFIDELESLDFRNKAEEGRKEINNWIANITRNEIPEMLSPGDVSSESQMVLANAAYFKGQWSDKFDANDTTQEIFYTTPSQHSFVSMMHKRGTFNMAVDDNLGAYVLQMPYLTSQDEEADSEISMIIILPPFIEGALENVLTKLKPESLENALKNASPKEIDISLPKFEFEQNLELVPILRKLGINTLFDHSADLRGFSAETNLMFGDAKHVAKIKVDEEGSTAAAATVVFSFRSSRPVEPTKLECNHPFMFLIYDSKVNAVLFTGIYRDPKTQK; from the exons ATGAGGATCTTTACGTGTATTCTACTTTTTACCGTCTCAGTGACAGTTGGCTGGGCCGAAAACCTGTGTCTGGTCGAAAATAATGCTTTGGAACTACCAAAAACCATACGGGCCGATTTGTATCGTGGACAAACAGAATTCACCTTAGCCATGCTGGAGGCCATACAAAAGGCCACTCCcaatgaaaacattttcttttcaCCCTACAGCACATTCCATGCCCTACTGTTGGCCTATTTTGGAGCTGATGGCAAAACTGAACAAGAATTGGTTCAAGCCCTGCGTTTGCAATGGGCCAAGAATAAGAAACACGTCAACCGAGGCTATCGCCTAGAGAAACAAATGCGCTATACTCGCTCCAAGAAAATGCCTTTGGAATTCAGTGCTGCCGATAGAATTTACTTTGAGAAGAGCATCAACCTGGCCGAATGTATGAAGGAGAATTTTATCGATGAATTGGAATCGCTGGACTTTAGAAATAAGGCCGAAGAGGGGCGCAAGGAGATTAACAATTGGATTGCCAATATAACACGCAATGAAATTCCCGAAATGTTAAGCCCCGGCGATGTCAGCAGTGAAAGTCAAATGGTTTTGGCCAATGCTGCCTACTTTAAGGGACAATGGTCGGATAAGTTTGATGCCAATGATACCACCCAAGAGATTTTCTACACCACACCCAGCCAACATTCGTTTGTGTCTATGATGCATAAACGTGGCACTTTCAATATGGCCGTTGATGACAATTTGGGAGCGTATGTTTTGCAAATGCCCTATTTGACCTCGCAGGATGAGGAAGCAGATTCTGAGATATCCATGATTATcatattgcctcccttcatagAGGGTGCCTTGGAGAATGTTTTGACCAAATTGAAGCCAGAATCATTGGAGAATGCTTTGAAAAATGCCTCACCCAAGGAGATTGACATCtcattgccgaaatttgaatttgaacagAATTTGGAATTGGTGCCG ATCTTGCGTAAATTGGGCATTAACACTTTGTTCGATCACAGCGCCGATTTACGTGGCTTCTCCGCCGAAACAAATCTGATGTTTGGCGATGCCAAACATGTGGCCAAAATCAAGGTGGATGAGGAGGGAAGTACCGCTGCTGCCGCCACTGTTGTCTTCAGTTTCCGTTCTTCACGTCCTGTGGAGCCCACCAAATTAGAGTGCAATCATCCTTTCATGTTCCTGATCTATGACAGCAAAGTCAATGCTGTTCTCTTCACTGGCATCTATCGTGATCCCAAAACACAAAAGTGA